One window of Papaver somniferum cultivar HN1 chromosome 9, ASM357369v1, whole genome shotgun sequence genomic DNA carries:
- the LOC113310997 gene encoding transcription factor RF2b-like, with protein sequence MQDPSNPNSQKLSGGMAGNNNPSSSSLPFRGSHHRRAHSEVNFRIPEDLDLISDPFDTTTTSFEEMGSEDDLFCAYMDIEKFGSKVEDGAAGNMNLDSGIGGANQDSNGGGGNDSGVFGAEKNMRPRHRHSNSVDGSSSMSRGDRESLFGDVMEAKKAMAPDKLAELWALDPKRAKRILANRQSAARSKERKARYIIELERKVQTLQTEATTLSAQLTLFQRDTTGLTTENTELKLRLQAMEQQAQLRDALNEALKQELERLKVATGEAVNNNETFNLGMHYMPYNSSSSSFFSLSQQQQQHQQQQHQQQQGAGGGGGHNDSRAYQTMQLPQFHPSQSNMQGHHPMFSARAQALSEMMQQDQIGRFQGLDISNNGRGTSIVKSEGPSISASESSTTL encoded by the exons ATGCAAGAtccatcaaaccctaattcacagAAATTATCAGGAGGAATGGCTGGAAACAACAACCCTAGTAGTAGTAGTCTACCATTTAGAGGTTCACATCATAGAAGAGCACATTCAGAGGTAAATTTCCGGATCCCTGAAGACCTAGATCTAATTTCAGATCCATTTGATACAACAACAACTAGTTTTGAAGAAATGGGATCAGAAGATGATCTCTTCTGTGCCTATATGGATATTGAGAAATTTGGATCTAAAGTTGAAGATGGTGCTGCTGGTAATATGAATTTGGATTCTGGAATTGGTGGTGCGAATCAGGATAGTAATGGCGGTGGTGGGAATGACAGTGGGGTTTTTGGTGCTGAGAAAAATATGAGACCTAGACATAGACATAGTAATTCTGTTGATGGTTCTTCTTCTATGTCTAGAGGAGACAGAGAGAGTTTGTTTGGAGATGTTATGGAAGCTAAGAAAGCTATGGCTCCTGATAAACTTGCTGAGCTTTGGGCATTAGATCCAAAGCGAGCCAAAAG GATTTTGGCAAATCGTCAGTCTGCTGCACGTTCTAAGGAGCGAAAAGCCCGATATATAATTGAACTTGAACGAAAAGTTCAGACCCTTCAAACCGAAGCAACTACTCTTTCTGCACAGCTCACATTATTTCAG AGAGATACTACAGGTCTGACTACTGAAAACACAGAGCTAAAGCTTCGGTTACAAGCCATGGAGCAGCAAGCTCAGTTGCGTGATG CTCTGAACGAGGCACTAAAGCAAGAACTTGAGAGGCTCAAGGTTGCAACTGGGGAAGCAGTGAACAACAACGAAACTTTCAACTTGGGGATGCACTATATGCCATataattcatcttcatcatccttcTTTTCGCTttcccagcagcagcaacaacatcagcaacaacaacaccaacagcaacaaggagcaggtggtggtggtggtcacaACGATAGCAGAGCTTACCAGACCATGCAGTTGCCACAGTTCCATCCATCTCAGTCTAACATGCAAGGTCACCACCCTATGTTTTCTGCCCGTGCTCAAGCTCTCTCCGAAATGATGCAACAAGACCAGATTGGCCGGTTTCAGGGACTTGATATAAGTAATAATGGCAGGGGAACTAGTATTGTGAAGTCTGAAGGCCCCTCAATTTCCGCCAGTGAAAGCAGCACTACATTGTAA
- the LOC113310933 gene encoding delta-aminolevulinic acid dehydratase, chloroplastic-like — protein MASTMISVSPSNFASIRELKAQTHTGLKLNGRTNQVYFNTGGMIKVRSSSRFIINASNEKEAAPLKKLGLTDEECEAAVVAGNAPEAPPVPPKPAAPAGTPLASLLPLNKRPRRNRKSPVLRAAFQETQLSPANFVYPLFIHEGEEDTPIGAMPGCYRLGWRHGLLEEVSKARDVGVNSIVLFPKVPDALKTPTGDEAYNENGLVPRAIRLLKDKYPDLVIYTDVALDPYSSDGHDGIVREDGVIMNDETVHQLCKQAVAQARAGADVVSPSDMMDGRVGALRQALDAAGFPDVSIMSYTAKYASAFYGPFREALDSNPRFGDKKTYQMNPANYREALVEARADEAEGADILLVKPGLPYLDIVRLLRDSSPLPIAAYQVSGEYSMIKAGGALKMIDEEKVMMESLMCLRRAGADIILTYFALQAARCLCGEKR, from the coding sequence ATGGCTTCAACAATGATCTCTGTATCTCCGagtaattttgcttcaattagaGAATTGAAAGCTCAAACTCATACTGGATTGAAACTGAACGGAAGAACGAATCAAGTTTATTTCAACACCGGTGGTATGATTAAGGTACGATCATCTTCTCGATTTATTATTAACGCTAGTAACGAGAAAGAAGCAGCGCCATTAAAGAAACTCGGATTAACTGATGAGGAATGTGAAGCGGCTGTTGTAGCCGGTAATGCTCCTGAAGCACCACCAGTCCCACCCAAACCAGCAGCACCGGCTGGAACTCCCTTGGCTTCATTACTTCCTCTGAACAAGCGTCCTCGTCGTAACCGAAAGTCACCTGTTCTGAGAGCAGCTTTTCAAGAGACGCAGCTTAGTCCTGCAAATTTTGTGTATCCATTATTCATTCATGAAGGGGAAGAAGATACCCCAATAGGAGCGATGCCTGGATGTTACAGGCTTGGATGGAGACATGGTCTTCTTGAAGAGGTTTCCAAGGCAAGGGATGTTGGGGTTAATAGCATTGTGCTTTTCCCCAAGGTGCCTGATGCATTGAAGACACCAACAGGAGACGAAGCATACAATGAGAACGGTTTGGTTCCTCGAGCCATTCGGTTGCTGAAAGATAAATACCCGGATCTTGTTATCTATACAGATGTTGCGTTGGATCCTTACTCCTCCGATGGGCATGATGGCATTGTCAGAGAAGATGGAGTGATTATGAATGATGAAACAGTTCATCAGTTATGCAAACAAGCTGTTGCTCAGGCTCGAGCAGGAGCTGACGTAGTTAGTCCAAGTGACATGATGGATGGTCGAGTTGGAGCACTAAGACAAGCTTTGGACGCTGCAGGTTTTCCAGATGTGTCTATTATGTCATATACAGCTAAGTATGCAAGTGCATTTTATGGTCCATTCCGCGAGGCATTGGACTCGAATCCACGATTTGGAGACAAGAAAACTTACCAAATGAACCCAGCAAATTATAGAGAAGCTCTGGTTGAGGCTCGTGCTGATGAGGCTGAGGGAGCTGATATCCTTCTTGTGAAACCTGGTCTTCCATACTTGGACATTGTGCGACTTCTCCGTGATAGCTCCCCTCTACCAATTGCTGCATATCAGGTTTCAGGTGAGTATTCAATGATCAAGGCTGGCGGGGCTCTGAAAATGATAGATGAAGAAAAAGTAATGATGGAATCACTTATGTGTCTCCGACGCGCTGGTGCTGACATTATTCTTACATATTTTGCTCTACAAGCTGCTAGATGTTTATGTGGTGAGAAGCGATAG